One Nostoc sp. UHCC 0302 DNA window includes the following coding sequences:
- a CDS encoding choice-of-anchor Q domain-containing protein — translation MAIFSVTNTNDIGKGSLRQAIREANALIGKDTINFDGVFTDSIADTITLGGSSLKITDDLSIEGRGANLLTVSGNNASRVFDIGSGITVEIDGLTIAKGYVPDVIEYNDEEEYNGGGIRNYGRLTINNSTISENQAKQGGSICNYGTLTVNKSTISYNTANYRGGGILNTDTLTVNNSTISSNRSDSGGGIYNTISGSITLSNSTISYNEAYYGSANDRTTLHNSGTLTVNNSTFSGNYSADAGNYGTTLHNSGTLTVNNSTFSGNSGTAIHNFDIATVNNSIIAGNLYFTYDSNTDGLIITNTDVKGNFLSNGHNLIGNFNGSTGFNASEQLNVDISEVLDTNFQNNGGSVNTYALVLGSPAINGGNNIDVPIDTTDLDSDGNTTEQIPFDGRGSGFNRISAGKVDIGAIEASFSIFTVTNINDSGSGSLRQAILDANAQAGQDIINFGGTVFADNIADTITLDSDLLITDDLSIDGTGADLLTLSGNNASRVFKITSGVNAVIEGLTIANGYNSDVGGGIYNSGNLKVRNSTISNNNSDSDGGGIFNDGSLKVRNSTISNNNSDSNGGGIYDGEVINSTITGNSAQGDGGGVYSGRVINSTITGNSARRDGGGIYDGEVINSTITGNSAQGDGGGIANVNSVISSTISSNSAVYGGGIANANSIINSTINGNSAQGDGGGIYQNTYGVYRLMLNNSTLSGNSAQSAGGGLYFKGGKYLELEVNNSTITGNSAQDGGGIYYEPYFSDAKVNNSIIAGNFDISNNDPTNPTYSDVAGNSFSSNGFNLIGVFTQSSGFKASEQLRVPITTVLDITLQNNGGSVKTHALVYGSPAINSGNNADLPYDYPGDLDGDFNDLDEQIPFDGRGVGFDRISGGQVDIGAFEAVENVINGTPTRNIINGTAANDIITGYQGRDVLSGGAGADAFVYTNIWDLGDTISDFEVARDKIALKQLFESLNLGNLNFASAISGGYLGFKTQGSDTIVLIDPDGSSGQSREIKFLTVNGLSATALNNAANFVFAPPTPSTSIFTVSNTNDNGSGSLRQAILDANASWGKDIIKFDGVFTDNIADTITLTSGSLFISEDLSIDGTGTNLLTISGNNTDRVFEINYDTTVDIEGLTIAGVNVSSSDFDEGNVSGGGIINFGTLTVSNSTIRDNSANYGGGVYNNGTLTLNSSTINSNSAYQGGGIYNSGILTVNNSTISANSAGQGSGIFNANTLTVTNSSITFNTGYTNFEDEFVAGIYNISYAVTVKNSIIAGNSYALFENPTKTFNFDVAGRFISNGYNLIGNISGSSGFNSSEQLGVPISEVLDTTLQDNGGKVKTHALLVGSPAINAGNNADVPQDTSDLDSDGNTTEPIPFDARGVGYQRISEGTVDIGAFEQQSINQID, via the coding sequence ATGGCTATATTTAGCGTTACTAACACCAACGATATCGGTAAAGGTTCACTAAGGCAGGCAATAAGGGAAGCCAATGCTCTAATAGGAAAAGATACTATCAATTTTGATGGAGTATTTACTGACTCCATTGCTGATACTATCACTCTTGGTGGTAGTAGCCTGAAAATTACAGATGATCTGAGTATTGAAGGCAGAGGTGCAAATTTATTAACTGTTAGTGGTAATAATGCTTCTCGTGTCTTTGATATTGGCAGTGGTATTACTGTAGAAATTGATGGGCTGACTATTGCCAAGGGCTATGTGCCGGATGTTATTGAGTACAACGATGAAGAAGAATACAACGGTGGTGGCATCCGTAATTATGGTAGGTTGACCATAAACAATAGCACCATCAGTGAGAACCAGGCAAAGCAAGGGGGTAGCATCTGCAACTATGGTACATTGACTGTAAATAAAAGCACTATCAGCTACAACACCGCAAATTACAGAGGTGGAGGTATCCTCAACACTGATACTCTTACGGTAAACAACAGCACAATTAGCTCCAACAGGTCAGATAGTGGCGGCGGTATCTATAATACTATCTCTGGCAGCATAACATTAAGTAACAGTACCATCAGTTACAACGAAGCATATTACGGTAGTGCAAACGACAGGACTACGCTCCATAACTCTGGCACTCTAACGGTGAACAACAGCACCTTCAGTGGCAATTACAGTGCTGACGCTGGCAACTACGGTACTACGCTCCATAACTCTGGTACCCTAACGGTGAACAACAGCACCTTCAGTGGCAATTCCGGTACTGCAATCCATAACTTCGATATTGCTACAGTGAACAATAGCATCATCGCTGGCAACTTATACTTTACGTACGACAGTAATACTGACGGTTTAATTATTACTAATACTGATGTCAAAGGTAACTTTCTCAGCAATGGCCATAACCTAATTGGTAACTTCAATGGCAGTACAGGTTTTAATGCCAGTGAACAGCTAAACGTTGACATCTCAGAAGTGCTAGATACTAACTTCCAAAATAACGGCGGTTCAGTCAACACCTATGCCCTTGTCTTAGGTAGCCCAGCCATTAACGGTGGTAATAACATAGATGTGCCTATTGATACTACAGACCTTGATAGCGACGGCAATACAACCGAACAGATACCATTTGACGGGCGGGGTTCTGGTTTCAATCGCATCTCTGCTGGCAAAGTAGATATCGGTGCCATTGAAGCATCGTTCTCTATATTTACTGTAACTAACATTAATGATAGCGGCAGTGGTTCTCTGCGACAGGCAATTTTGGATGCCAACGCCCAAGCTGGACAAGATATTATCAACTTTGGCGGGACGGTGTTCGCTGATAATATTGCCGATACAATCACCCTTGATAGTGATTTGCTCATCACAGATGATCTGAGCATTGATGGCACAGGTGCAGATTTATTAACTCTCAGCGGAAACAATGCTTCTCGTGTGTTTAAGATTACCAGCGGCGTTAATGCTGTAATCGAAGGGCTAACTATTGCCAACGGTTACAATTCCGATGTCGGTGGTGGTATTTACAACTCTGGCAACTTAAAGGTAAGAAACAGCACTATCAGCAATAACAACTCAGACAGCGACGGTGGCGGTATTTTCAACGATGGCAGCTTAAAGGTAAGAAACAGCACTATCAGCAATAACAACTCAGACAGCAATGGCGGCGGCATTTATGATGGAGAGGTCATCAACAGCACCATTACTGGTAACTCTGCACAGGGAGATGGCGGCGGCGTCTACAGCGGAAGGGTCATCAACAGCACCATCACTGGTAACTCTGCACGGAGAGACGGCGGCGGCATTTATGATGGAGAGGTCATCAACAGCACCATCACTGGTAACTCTGCACAGGGAGACGGCGGCGGCATCGCCAATGTCAATTCTGTAATTAGCAGCACAATCAGCAGCAACTCAGCAGTGTACGGTGGCGGCATTGCCAATGCCAATTCTATAATCAACAGCACCATCAATGGTAACTCTGCACAGGGAGATGGCGGCGGCATCTACCAAAATACCTACGGTGTTTACCGTTTGATGTTAAACAATAGTACCCTCAGTGGTAACTCAGCACAATCCGCAGGTGGTGGTCTCTACTTTAAAGGTGGCAAGTATTTAGAGTTGGAGGTGAACAACAGCACCATCACTGGTAACTCTGCACAAGATGGTGGTGGCATCTACTATGAACCATATTTCAGCGATGCCAAAGTAAACAACAGCATAATTGCTGGCAACTTTGATATTAGCAATAACGATCCCACTAACCCTACCTACTCTGATGTCGCAGGCAACTCATTCTCTAGTAACGGCTTTAACCTCATCGGTGTTTTCACTCAAAGTAGTGGCTTTAAGGCTAGCGAACAGTTACGTGTTCCCATCACAACAGTACTAGATATTACCTTACAAAATAATGGTGGTTCAGTCAAAACCCACGCTCTTGTTTATGGCAGCCCAGCAATTAACAGCGGTAACAACGCAGATTTACCTTATGATTATCCAGGAGACCTAGATGGCGATTTCAACGATCTTGATGAACAAATACCCTTTGACGGGCGCGGTGTAGGGTTTGACCGCATCTCTGGTGGTCAAGTCGATATTGGTGCTTTTGAAGCAGTAGAAAATGTGATTAATGGTACCCCCACTCGCAACATTATTAACGGTACTGCTGCCAATGACATCATCACAGGCTACCAGGGGAGAGATGTTCTTTCTGGTGGTGCAGGTGCAGATGCCTTTGTGTATACAAATATCTGGGATTTAGGAGATACCATCAGTGATTTTGAAGTTGCTAGAGACAAAATTGCACTCAAGCAATTATTTGAGAGTTTAAATTTAGGTAACTTAAACTTTGCTTCTGCAATTTCCGGTGGTTACTTGGGCTTTAAAACTCAAGGCAGCGATACCATAGTCTTGATTGACCCAGATGGTTCATCCGGTCAAAGCCGGGAAATCAAGTTTCTTACCGTTAATGGCTTATCTGCCACAGCGTTGAACAACGCCGCTAATTTTGTCTTTGCACCACCAACACCATCAACATCGATATTTACTGTTAGCAACACTAACGACAATGGTAGCGGTTCTTTACGGCAAGCAATTCTAGATGCCAATGCTTCTTGGGGAAAAGACATCATCAAATTTGATGGAGTTTTTACTGATAATATCGCTGACACCATCACTCTTACTAGTGGTAGTCTCTTCATTTCTGAAGACCTCAGCATTGATGGCACTGGTACGAACTTGCTAACTATTAGTGGTAACAACACTGACCGCGTTTTTGAGATTAACTACGATACCACTGTGGATATTGAAGGGTTGACTATTGCCGGTGTTAATGTATCTTCTTCTGATTTTGACGAAGGAAACGTTTCTGGCGGCGGCATCATCAACTTTGGCACACTAACAGTGAGCAACAGCACCATTAGAGACAACTCAGCAAATTACGGTGGTGGGGTCTACAACAATGGTACTCTGACGCTCAACAGCAGTACCATCAATAGCAACTCAGCATATCAAGGAGGTGGCATTTACAACTCTGGTATCCTGACAGTGAATAACAGCACTATCAGCGCTAACTCCGCAGGGCAAGGAAGTGGCATCTTTAACGCAAACACCTTGACGGTGACCAACAGCAGCATTACCTTCAATACTGGTTACACCAACTTCGAGGATGAATTCGTTGCTGGTATCTACAATATTAGCTATGCTGTCACGGTAAAAAACAGCATCATTGCAGGCAACTCTTACGCTCTCTTTGAGAATCCAACTAAGACTTTTAACTTTGATGTAGCAGGTAGATTTATCAGCAACGGCTATAACCTGATTGGCAACATCAGTGGTAGTTCAGGATTTAATTCTAGTGAACAACTAGGCGTTCCCATTTCAGAGGTATTAGATACTACTTTACAAGATAACGGTGGTAAAGTGAAAACCCATGCCCTTCTCGTTGGTAGCCCAGCTATTAACGCTGGTAATAACGCAGATGTACCTCAAGATACCTCAGATTTAGATAGTGACGGTAACACAACTGAACCCATACCCTTTGACGCCCGTGGTGTTGGCTACCAGCGCATCTCTGAAGGCACTGTAGATATTGGTGCTTTTGAGCAGCAGTCAATTAATCAAATTGATTAA
- a CDS encoding glycosyltransferase family 4 protein: MRILFLDQSGKPGGAELCLMDIAKPYSDRSLIGLFADGSFKDLLQQNHLPVEVLTTQKIKVSKESNFSQGFKSLRQLLPLITKVIKRARKYDLIYANTQKALVVGSIASFFARRPLVYHLHDILSKEHFSQTNLRIAINLANRFASLVIANSQASQIAFIKAGGNPDIIEIVYNGFEPKLYQKSESDIKQLKQQLELEGKFVVGHFSRLAPWKGQHILIAALAQCPPDVTAILVGDALFGEQDYVKKLHQQVAELGLENRVKFLGFRSNIPQLMAACDLIAHTSTAPEPFGRVIVEAMLCRKPVVAAKAGGAMELVEHGMNGFLVTPGEPQELAQVITTCLQEPEITATMASNARNTASQRFDMTTINQQINLLLSEKVNI, from the coding sequence ATGCGAATTCTTTTTTTAGACCAAAGTGGGAAACCAGGTGGTGCAGAATTATGTTTAATGGATATTGCTAAACCTTATAGCGATCGCTCTCTTATTGGACTATTTGCAGATGGTTCTTTTAAAGATTTATTACAGCAAAATCATCTTCCTGTAGAAGTTCTCACTACTCAAAAAATTAAAGTTAGTAAAGAAAGTAATTTTAGCCAAGGATTTAAAAGTTTAAGACAACTTCTACCGTTGATTACTAAGGTTATAAAAAGAGCTAGAAAATATGATTTAATTTATGCTAATACTCAAAAAGCATTAGTTGTAGGATCAATAGCAAGTTTTTTCGCCCGTCGTCCGCTGGTCTATCATTTGCATGATATTTTATCAAAAGAACATTTTAGTCAAACTAACCTTCGTATTGCTATTAACCTCGCTAATCGTTTTGCCTCATTAGTAATTGCTAATTCCCAAGCCAGTCAAATAGCCTTTATAAAAGCAGGAGGAAACCCAGACATTATCGAAATTGTTTATAATGGCTTTGAACCAAAACTTTATCAGAAAAGCGAATCTGATATCAAACAATTAAAACAGCAGTTAGAATTAGAAGGGAAATTTGTAGTCGGACACTTTAGCCGTTTAGCACCTTGGAAAGGACAGCATATATTAATCGCGGCACTTGCTCAATGTCCGCCAGATGTGACAGCTATTTTAGTTGGTGATGCCTTATTTGGTGAACAAGATTATGTCAAAAAATTACACCAACAAGTTGCCGAACTGGGGTTAGAAAACCGGGTGAAATTTTTAGGCTTTCGTTCAAATATTCCTCAGCTAATGGCAGCTTGTGATTTAATCGCACATACTTCCACTGCTCCAGAACCATTTGGTAGAGTGATTGTTGAAGCTATGTTATGCCGAAAGCCTGTGGTAGCAGCAAAAGCCGGGGGTGCAATGGAATTAGTAGAACATGGAATGAATGGTTTTCTAGTAACACCAGGAGAACCCCAAGAACTTGCACAAGTGATTACTACCTGTCTTCAAGAGCCAGAAATAACTGCAACTATGGCGAGTAATGCTAGGAATACTGCAAGTCAGCGTTTTGATATGACAACTATTAATCAGCAAATTAACCTACTTTTGTCTGAGAAGGTTAATATTTAA